Part of the Siniperca chuatsi isolate FFG_IHB_CAS linkage group LG6, ASM2008510v1, whole genome shotgun sequence genome, TATTCCCCTTTCAGCTATGGCTCCCTCTGTGACTTTGAATGCAATGAGGGATTCTGGCTGAGAGGAACACCAACTATGACATGCAACAACTCAGGCCACTGGAGTCAGGATCTACCTACCTGCCAGCGTGAGTGCCCAGCATTACCTTAAACTTACTGGTTTTGTCTTGCTGTTGTTGTATTCAAACAGCTGATCCGATGTAAGTAATTACAATTTCTGTCCTTTCCACATCTCAGCGGTACAGTGTAAGGCCATTCATGCCTTGCCTTTACCCCTGTCTATGAACTGCTCCCATCCTCTGGGGAACTTCAGCTTTGGCTCCAGGTGTCTTTTCTCCTGTAAAGAGGGACACTCCCGGAATGGCACAGAGGTGCTGTTTTGCTCCTCCACTGGGTTTTGGAGTGACAGTCTGCCTAAATGCACAGGTAAATTGATTTTTGTtggcatgctcacaatgaaaatgctaacatgcagatattaagcaggtataatgtttaccatgttcaccatcttaatttagcatgttagcatgctaacattttctaattagcacaaacgacagctgaggctgatggcaatgccattagttttgctggtatttggtcataaactaaagcaTTGGACATATTGAAAtcttgacctgatggtggcgctagtgAGCACCAAAGTGATTAGAATTCATcatgaggggaacatgaatgtgtgtcatAAATTCCATGGAaatcatccaatagttgttaagaagacacaaatgtcagtaGAGGAGAAGTccaggatcaccaaagtcattaggatacatcataTGGGAAccctgaatgtctgtaccacatTTTGCCAATCCATTGAGGAttgcatggctctagggatggcaatttTAAAGTAGTGATGTATGATCTGCTGATCAAGAAAAATGCGATGAGGataaagcaaaaaaagttaaaaacttGTATTTACTGTGATCTTTATGTGTTCCAGTGGAAGGTATGCCGGTGGGAACTGCCATGCTGATGTATATGGGTGTAGGTGCAGCCTCTGTTGTTGTGCCACTTGTCCTGATAGGACTGGGTTTGTTGATCATGACGCGATTTAAGAAAAGAGGTAAGACCTTCTGTAATGAGGCTGTGCagtttcacacatacacatacattacGTTGTAGCAATCACAGTGTATCCTTGATCCTTATTTCTGATCTTTGCAGGAAATACCATCATGTCTGATGTGCCAGCatggggagacagagagaatccagcatttgaattttgatttatttgttctttttcttaattttgccgcaaatcatttcaaatattGCAACCTAATGCTTGCTATTATTATATGAAGCTTGGTAGTTTTTGCATGATAATGGTACCAACCAACCACTGGTAGGATCAGAGCTTCACATTAACTGTGATTTTAATTTCCACTCAGATAATCCTTAACATTTAGATAATCATGCACATTTTGCATGAAAACCTTCACCTTTTGTTATTAAAGAACCCAAATCATGATACACAATGAATGTATGATACACATAAAGTAAAGTTTGTGTGGAGCTTTTGCTTTGTGTCCTGCTTGTATATTGCTTAATCGTCAATAAACCATCAACAATTCTTGAATCGTccccttttattttatttttagctgaCTCACCCAATACTGCACATTAAGCATGTGATCAGTGTTGGCATTCTTTCAACAATGTCCAGTGTCATTTGGTACAGTATGGGGTGACCCTGTCTTGCTGGTGCCCTCCCTAGCAGCTCAGTTTACTCACATTTGACTTCCCCCATACGAACTAATATTGTGGGGTCAATTGAGGAAGTGGCAGAAAACCTCTGAGATTGTCAAACTGTCACAGTCATTTTAGCACATTTAGTGGCCAGAAAGCTCCTGTTACTGAGTGGCGAGGGGGTGATCTATTATCAGTCTCAGCTCAATGTGTCACACTGGGCACTGATCCCGCAATGAAGGGCAATTCACTACCcctacagtaactacagtatatcGAATTTAATGGTCTGAACTGAGACTCACATTATGTTGAAAAGATGTTTCTTATTAGGGATGATGTATCTACTTTATAGAATCATCTCTGTGTATCTGTGCCAATAGTGTACCCCCAGACTTTAAATATGTGCTGCAACTGGCCAATGGAGTATCTTTAGCAAAGCGCGTGCATCTGTCTTGGCGCTGCAACAGCATGAAGCCAATTATAGCAGTTAAAAGACAGAGGGTTTGTGGCCTGTGGTTGGCATGAAGGGTGCAATAAATAACCGAACTGTTGACAGGAAACTGTTTGGCTACCGTCAGAATAATAATGAGGTTATTGCTACCTGCTGTGAGCGTATGATCACggtttgattatttttctcatcCCACCCACTGCTGCTGGCAATCTTATATGCATGCCAACTGCGCACAGACTCGTGCACAAGAAGGGAAAAGGCCCCGCAGGTGACCACCTTGGCTTTCTTCCCTGATATTTAAGTCTGGCTTTTCTCCCTTCATCTACCTCTAAAGATACAAGGAAATGCATTATGATACTTTAGTCCCTACAACAAAGAGTGTTGTTCCTCCTAACACAtgagcatgcacacatgcacatgccaGCAGACACTTAGagcagatacagacacagatACAAAGGCAGactcaaagaaacacacactcagtataCTCTGCTGCACACTTCTTTAGCTCTGGTTGGCAGTAGCATACCACGGTGACAGACAGTTAGATTGTTCCTGACCATTGACTTGCGCTCTCTGCTCTGCAAGGTCTGATTTCATAGTGGGAAATATGAGATGGGTCCAGGAGAGGGTTCATGGCTGGGGCAAGGAGGCACTCCATACAGTGAGGCTTCATATCTCTGTGTCACCCTGGGCATTCTCCCCTGACACAGCTTTCAGCCCCTCCGTTGTCTGGAGCCCCCTCCCTGGGTTTTCTCAACCTCTCTCCCCAGGATTGGTGCATTCCAGCTGGGCACAGTGCCTGGGTGGTCTCCCCCCCTCCCGTCCTCTATGACTGGAGGaaggaaaaggcagaaaaatgcAGCGAGGGCCTTTGACCGTGAGGAGCACAATGTGAGCGTTGATGATGGCGGCGTGGATGTGATGCTTACCTGCCACTGACCCATATAGCTGTCATAGCCCAGCATTTTACAATCTGATGATCCACCCAACAGCCAGGGGAAGATGCCTCGCTGACCTGTCACCTAGATTGGACTGATAAGCACCGAGGATGGACTGACCCAGCTCTAACCCTCAGCATGAATACCCCATCTTCATAATAAATCAGCCTGTGCTTCATACTCACTATGCCACACagtttaaactgaatatttactgtatcaTAACCATTATTTATTGATCATTGTTGATTCATTCAAGATGAACAGCATACACACATTGtgagaataaatacaaatacacacccaAACAGCTATTTACATTAGTAGATGCAGATATGATCTCATAATCTAACATTCAAACGTAGTGAGAGAGGTCAGACAGTATCATGCATACACAGGAGCCTGTGTTGTATAGTGGGATTGTAAAGCATAAGAGGCAGTAGTGTAATCATGTTTATATGGAGGTGCACATGGTATATTGCATGGTTTCACAGTGTACCCACGTCCCCTTGGCAGTGATTTTTCAACTACCTTGTGCATGGTACAGACAGATAAATGATGAGACCAGAGGGCGATGCAGAGTGAGGGAGATGCGTCGCTTCTCACTGAGTCCGATCTCCATCCTCAGGAGGTGAAGTAAGAGTCCTGCATGGAGTAGAGGCGGTCAATAGGGGTGAGCAGAGAGGAGTCACCCAGGGACAGGCAGTCGCTGTCAGCCACATGACACATTGGGTCTCTGCCCATGTCACCGTACAGACCCTTAAAACCTAAAAAAGACACAACATCATTGATCATTGGATAATTAGGCTGTAATCTCATTAGTTGGTTTAAAGGGGCACGTCACCAATTTttctaatgaaatgaaaatatctaGTTGCATTATAGGAAATGCAGGATCCAGCGTGTTTGGATCTTGATCCATACTAAGGActgaaagtcaggatatctcagcttCTGCTTTACCAATTTTGACCAAACTTGACTAAACTGGATCACTGGAGTATccttttaagtaaaaataaaatttggagGATTTGTAGAGgacttaattaataattttattaatttgcactCTACAAgggatggacaaaataacatgaGCTCACAATATAATCAAATCCAATACAAAAGCCCAGCAACAAACACTACCTTTGTAAAGAATACATATATGCTCCATTAGTGTTGCAACTGTGCTAGAGACGTGTTGATTCAGGTCATTGTTGTTGGTGTTCTTATATCAAATTATATTGTAAGATGTaattttgctgttatttttcattattttgtctgCCCACGGTTTATCATTACCTCTGAAATTATTCTggacagccagacagacaaTTGCATGAGAGTTACAAAGGTGGAGTTTCTCCACAAATtgaattgtacattttaaagaagTTTTCTGACCTCTGcttgattcaattcaattcacttcaattcagttttatttatatagtgccgattcataacagaagttatctcattgcacttttcctatagagcaagtctagaccgtactctttataatattaattaaggTATTATTATCAGTTTTTGCATATAGTCCTTGGTCCCATAGTGAAAAGGAAATGTGAGTTATTCTACAGCACAAGGGCAAAGAGCAGTACCCCCAGGAAACATTGCTACAATGCTGAAGCTAACTGGtgtccaaattaaaaaaaaaaaaaaactactattgggtattttaaaataataaactccTGACTAAAGTTATGATTTCATATTGCCAAAAATAATGCcaataaatgacattttaaaatcttgtttgttAGTTTTACTAATCACACCAATCTCAGAAGCTTTGTAGAGCAATACTTTAAACATGTAATTCTCCATCATGGTTTGACAGCACTGAAGTCTTTACCGTAGGGGTGCATGTGATCCCCTGGCATCTGAGGTGGGGTCAGGCCCTGTCTGAAGGGGTCCATGTCATAGTCCTGCTGCTCCAGTATGGTGAGtcccatctgctgctgctgctgctgaatgtgCATATAGGAGGACCCCAGGCGCTCCATCTCAGAGGTCAAACAGCCACGGGAGGGCGCTGTGGTGCacaggagacacacaggagaTGGTGTTCACTGCTTTCTGTTACAATAATGTCTTTTAGTTAGCTTTTGTGCCCTGTGCTACCTTCTATTAACTGATTTCTGTCAGAAATCTTTTAAAGCGACACAAAGTTCTGACTGGTATTCAGCCTAATCTGACACTCCTGCCTTTGTGCCTTTGTACTATTGATTACTTAATTCTGTCTGCTAAAAGATATTTGAAAAAACTCCTTGTACATCtacaaaatgttgtaaaatatcTTTGATCatgtgacattttctttatttgaaaatgagttTCTCATCGCTGGAAAGGAAGAGGTACATCTAACTTTATCTTTAGGATATCAGATCATATGGGAGTAATAAAgcacttttaaaacattttccaacAGTATGATACCTGTGTGATGTGATGGGTGCTCACGCTGCTCCtgagtctgctgctgctgcccctgctgctcctgctgctgctgctgtctcctgGCCAGTTTCTTCATCTATAAACATGCACCAGCAGATATAAAGCTCACATACAGTGCTagtgtaaaacatttttctcactcCACAGTCACTCTGCCACCCAGGCATGCGAGTGTGTTCACTGAATTGCAAAGTATTAACAGTGAGGTAAAGGACATCTTTCAGTGGGGGAGGGAAACCACACATGAGCCCACTTTGTGAGGAAATATGAGGTTTAATCTACAGTGATCTCGCAGTAAGATGTCATCAGTTTCCTGTATGAAGAGATAACCAGGCTGATTTCCACTCTGGCATACAAACACGGTGCAGAAAGAGTCTTTTTATTAGTAGCGCatatgactgtgtttgtgtgtgtgtgtgtgtgtgtgtgtgtgtgtgtgtgtgtgtgtgtactttgtaTTACTTTGGCTCTTTGGTTCTGGAACCAGACCTGCACAACCCGGACGCTCAGACCAGTCTCTGCTGCCAAGGTCTCCCTTACCTTGGATCAAGATTCAGGGGGACGGAGAAAGTAAGAAAGAGAGGGtaaaaaataggaaaatagaaacagagaggaggtcACTTGAaggttaacatttttttaaagtcagtCTGCTTTGTAATGTAGTCATGGCTATGGCAAATTATCTACCTGTCTGCCCATTAGCAGTAGAGCactattatatacagtaaatagcTGAAATCCTGCCACACTCCTGGGCTAACATCTACATTTTTGCACTAAGgagttatttttttgttctttctgaAAAGCATGACAACAACAACTGATACAGTGGTTTTCTGGCCACATTCTGAGGTACAAGGGTATCTACTTTGAGGATCTcatcatttaaaattttttttttattattttgttcatattaTAACACTACACCTCCTGTTAAATTTTATACTGTAGAATGCTAATTTCTAAGGCTAGCCTATGTTATATCCTCATTAAAATTACAAGATTCTCTTTTAGATGGAATTAGAGTAAGAATGTTGAAGAAAACAACAGtatagtttgtctttttttcagagAGACATAATTGACACTCTACCTTTCGGCAAGGCTTGGATGAGACCTCAAAGGAGGCTTTAAAGGTCCGTCTTTGTTGAGTGGTCAGAATAGTACGTGGCCTTTTGGGACGTTTGCTCTCCAGGTCTTCTGATCTACCTCGTCTGCCTGTAACTCTCCCAgattcctcctcttcttcttcttcttcatcatcacttTTACCTGGGGGGCAGACATGATTGAAAAGCAAATGTTTATTCACCTATAAGGCATTCACATAAAGAAGACAAATGTtgagagacagatgaaaaaaggaaaattcatGCCTCCAATATGAGATGTTCAATGCATCATTTTCAATTTAACTACTTCCCTCAACTTGCAAACTTCCCATTTGTGGttgcctacatttcccagaatgctttTTGAGTGACAGAATGCCCCTGGAGCCCCTTAGTGAGTAGATGGAAAAGTAGTAGCCAATAGTAGTTTTAGTCATAGTTctaaacattaatataaaagcagGTGTTTTATCTGAAACCATAtcatattgtcttttttattgctAAGTCGCAGGCAACTTTACCCAGTACCAACAGATTGTTTTGATCCAGTGTTAGTGggggtttttattttaactgttacaaatgttttgttagttGTACAAAAAAGCGTACATTCAAAACTGCAAAGGATACAGaaattattaacaataacaaataataacaaacagtGACATGTAAGTTTAAAAACAGCTAGAGTAGATCATAATTTAATtaacagtaatataaaaataatattaacactGGGTCAAAACAATCCATTGTTGTTGGGTGGTTTTATATCCATGGGTACTGGGAAAATTTAACCCATTATTCCATTGGTATTGTGTTAGTTTTTACCCAGCGATTAGTGTACATGTacgaacacacatacacacacacgcattcacacacatactgtacacagtcTGTACCTGTGTCGGAGGACGTCGGGCTGGCCAGACACTGGTGGTAGTCCTCTCTGGCACACAGTAGCTGTCCCTCCCTGAGGACGCAGCggtctccagtctgcaggtgGCAGGAACAAATGCTGCAGGTGAAGCAGCGCAGGTGGAACACAGCGGCCCCTGCACGCATCACCAACTCTGTGGGAAAGATGGCCTCCGCACAGCCACCACAACGCACTGCAAACAGACTGAAGAGAGGCATTGGAAGGTGGGGGTGTAACAAGGGAGGAAATAGAGAGAAATTGTGAGAGCTCATTAAATAACAGAGAGCAATGCTTTTGTTTGGCTGACTAGAGCTTGAGTATAAGCTGAGATACTTGAGGACAAGCTGAGACACTTGAGGACCCCTCACACCTTAGTAAGAAGGGACCCCATGAGAAAAAAATGCTTGGTTGACTTGGGGAATGTTGCTGAGTCGAGCTGTCACTCAAAACAACTGCCAACCTGACTtctcccatctcctcctccttctcctgcccCATCCACTCAGACACATACCCTTAGCGTGGTGGGTGTGCATCTTAGCGCCTGGCAACCAGGACTGGTGGGCTTAGCCTCAGAGACTGTTGCCGTGGCTCCGGCTGCCGTTTCCGAGGCTGTGCTCCTGGGGAGGCAGGAGAAAAGCTCTCGGCAGGCCATGGCTCCAGGCAGAGGGGGGGAATCAGATCTCCCGGTGGGAGAGGCTGAGCCGCCGGTCCCATGAATTATCCGCGGAATTATCCCTAAGTCTGCTTAACCAGAGTGGGACAAAGACAGAGCCAGCCCCCAAGCAGCAGGACCATTGTCCGCTGGCTGACACTGCGGCATTTTGAGTCTGTCACGCACGATGATGCGTCATCATTCTGGAGCTGGTGTTTGTCTCCAAACCTGACTGGGTCACCAGACCAGTCAGCCTCAGGCATGAGAAAgtgacagcttttttttttccatgtttttgttttcacatacaaataCTTCATGCGGCCCATAAGGAGAGCCTACATATATCACTGATTCAAtctaagattttattttatagaaatTCAAAAACTAGAAGCATTAGAGGatagtgtaaaataaaaaatgtaacttgTAAGTTTTCTTTAATACTGATCAATGCAACTCCTCGTGGGCAAAACAAATCCCTTAAATAACAGACAAATATTGATTAACTGCTCATTTATCTGTTTTGTCTCAGACAGTTATGATtatggttttcagtgaaaagatGCTGTGCCATAGGCTCTTTCAAAGCATTTGCACCATCCAGACACATAAATTACACACCACAAAAActaatacaatattttttttccctttcgcCAAAAGTGATTTTGAACATGAGCACAAATATTAGCAATAGGTAATAAACCCACACCTAATAAAGATTTCACATTACCTTtcaagtgaaacaaatgtggCATTTGACTTCCTTTTGAACATATGTACAATGGAAATTTAGCACAAtatttacaaacaaacaaaaactcagACTAAACATAAAGCAAACACCAAGGTTGAGACATCCTTGTCAAAAGGTCTGGAGCTGCAACATCCTAAAGCCAGACATTGCTGGGACCTCTCACTGTTGCTGTGGGGTCGCTAGGGAAACGGTAAAGCCCATTCCCAGCAGCTCAGGAGGGTCAGTCGGGCTGCTTGACCCATCCGAGTCGTCTGTTCCACCGCCTCAATGGTATACGCTTTAATATGGCCAACATACCGTCTGCAGTATGTGTATTCCTGTGGCAACACAAGATGCATCAACGAAACATTTTCAAAGGAAGTGTGGCAGAGGAAATACACGTAATGCTTCTATGATGCACCAAAGCACTTGATTAAATGTCTCAATATGATGCTAATGCTAGATGTCAGTGAAGAAGAAACTGTGGGCATTAATGTTCTGAGATCGTTCATGTTTCGAGAATCGCTTTTCCATTATATGCCTTGTCCAGTTCGTCTGATTATAGCCAGTATTCTTAAGCGTTGTTAATGCAAAGGTAAGAGTACCTCCAATGCTTATGGAGCAGCTCAAGGTGTTTAATATTTCAGAGTTTCCGTTGACATGATTGGCTCAGAGGCCCTGGCAGGAGAGCAGGAACACTCAGTCACGCTGGATTTAGACATGGCAATTAGTGACAAGATCATTACAGAGAAATAAGTCAGCAAAATCCTGCTCTCCTCCACACTAACATGGCCAGGGTCAGGCAGTCTCAATGTATATGCACTGCATAATAAGATGAGTGTTTAGcagaaatgtacacacacacacacacacacacacacacacacacacacacacacacacatttacaaaagaaaCCCTGAGAAAAGCCCTCTTCTCTCATTGTTTTTGCCCTGACTTCAGTGCTGACCTTTGGCAGTCAGGCAAACAGACTGCTGGTCTAGTGgacatacagagagacagatccTGTTTCTGGATCAGGTTAACCTGGATCctttgctgaacacacacaccaacaaagaCCGTGTATCAGATACAGATCAGCGGGTCAAGTGCACCGCCAGTCACACCGCTGATCTGATGACCAATCTGATGTCCAGTCCACCTGACCACTGAACCGTTCAGCCAATCTAAATCTACTGACAATCTGACCAACCTAAACAACACATTGTCAGACA contains:
- the lmx1a gene encoding LIM homeobox transcription factor 1-alpha isoform X2; amino-acid sequence: MVDQPALCLDMDQRAVCAGCHRLIRDRFLLRVTDGLWHEECVRCAACGDALKNSCFLRDRKLYCKRDYADLFAVRCGGCAEAIFPTELVMRAGAAVFHLRCFTCSICSCHLQTGDRCVLREGQLLCAREDYHQCLASPTSSDTGKSDDEEEEEEEESGRVTGRRGRSEDLESKRPKRPRTILTTQQRRTFKASFEVSSKPCRKVRETLAAETGLSVRVVQVWFQNQRAKMKKLARRQQQQQEQQGQQQQTQEQREHPSHHTAPSRGCLTSEMERLGSSYMHIQQQQQQMGLTILEQQDYDMDPFRQGLTPPQMPGDHMHPYGLLLHLLRMEIGLSEKRRISLTLHRPLVSSFICLYHAQGS
- the lmx1a gene encoding LIM homeobox transcription factor 1-alpha isoform X4 translates to MGQEKEEEMGEVRLAVVLSDSSTQQHSPSQPSIFFSWGPFLLSLFAVRCGGCAEAIFPTELVMRAGAAVFHLRCFTCSICSCHLQTGDRCVLREGQLLCAREDYHQCLASPTSSDTGKSDDEEEEEEEESGRVTGRRGRSEDLESKRPKRPRTILTTQQRRTFKASFEVSSKPCRKVRETLAAETGLSVRVVQVWFQNQRAKMKKLARRQQQQQEQQGQQQQTQEQREHPSHHTAPSRGCLTSEMERLGSSYMHIQQQQQQMGLTILEQQDYDMDPFRQGLTPPQMPGDHMHPYGFKGLYGDMGRDPMCHVADSDCLSLGDSSLLTPIDRLYSMQDSYFTS
- the lmx1a gene encoding LIM homeobox transcription factor 1-alpha isoform X1, encoding MVDQPALCLDMDQRAVCAGCHRLIRDRFLLRVTDGLWHEECVRCAACGDALKNSCFLRDRKLYCKRDYADLFAVRCGGCAEAIFPTELVMRAGAAVFHLRCFTCSICSCHLQTGDRCVLREGQLLCAREDYHQCLASPTSSDTGKSDDEEEEEEEESGRVTGRRGRSEDLESKRPKRPRTILTTQQRRTFKASFEVSSKPCRKVRETLAAETGLSVRVVQVWFQNQRAKMKKLARRQQQQQEQQGQQQQTQEQREHPSHHTAPSRGCLTSEMERLGSSYMHIQQQQQQMGLTILEQQDYDMDPFRQGLTPPQMPGDHMHPYGFKGLYGDMGRDPMCHVADSDCLSLGDSSLLTPIDRLYSMQDSYFTS
- the lmx1a gene encoding LIM homeobox transcription factor 1-alpha isoform X3, which produces MDQRAVCAGCHRLIRDRFLLRVTDGLWHEECVRCAACGDALKNSCFLRDRKLYCKRDYADLFAVRCGGCAEAIFPTELVMRAGAAVFHLRCFTCSICSCHLQTGDRCVLREGQLLCAREDYHQCLASPTSSDTGKSDDEEEEEEEESGRVTGRRGRSEDLESKRPKRPRTILTTQQRRTFKASFEVSSKPCRKVRETLAAETGLSVRVVQVWFQNQRAKMKKLARRQQQQQEQQGQQQQTQEQREHPSHHTAPSRGCLTSEMERLGSSYMHIQQQQQQMGLTILEQQDYDMDPFRQGLTPPQMPGDHMHPYGFKGLYGDMGRDPMCHVADSDCLSLGDSSLLTPIDRLYSMQDSYFTS